Proteins encoded together in one Cyanobium sp. WAJ14-Wanaka window:
- a CDS encoding AAA family ATPase: MSLAWADQLDLLIRSRTPILWIRSLEEERVERLLEAAAQRLGGRTLLRWDFIDGLGGAPNRQGEAARNPMAALSCIDAMAPEQGAILLLRDFHRYCDDVGICRRLRNLATSLRQVPHTLVISAPDWQLPRELEDCISVLELPLPDAAEIGQLLSAIASAGGTPLAEEILSQLTAACHGLSEQRVRQLAARALARHGQLGIGDLAEVLEEKRQAIAQSDLLEYCPSSASTADMGGLAALKQWLAQRHMAFSEEAQRFGLPLPRGVLLVGPQGTGKSLTAKAIAHSWAMPLLRLDVGRLFAGLVGASEARTRDMIQRAEAMAPCVLWIDEIDKGFGGDSRSDGGTSQRVLASLLTWMAEKTSAVFVVATANGVERLPGELLRKGRFDEIFLLELPSTAERKAILDLQLRRRRPAHAIPLEVLADRTIGFSGAELEQTVIEAMHLAFAERRDFGEADLIAAASQLVPLSRTAKEQLDVLHQWASGGRARPASGPDCAE, from the coding sequence GTGAGCTTGGCCTGGGCCGACCAGCTGGACCTATTGATTAGGTCGCGCACGCCGATCCTCTGGATTCGCAGCCTGGAGGAGGAGCGGGTGGAGCGGTTGCTTGAGGCGGCTGCCCAACGGCTGGGGGGCCGCACCCTGCTGCGCTGGGATTTCATCGACGGCCTGGGCGGTGCCCCCAATCGCCAGGGGGAGGCAGCCCGCAATCCGATGGCGGCCCTTTCCTGCATCGACGCCATGGCCCCCGAGCAGGGGGCGATCCTGCTGCTGCGCGATTTCCATCGCTACTGCGATGACGTCGGCATTTGCCGGCGCCTGCGCAACCTGGCCACCAGCCTGCGCCAGGTGCCCCACACCCTGGTCATCAGCGCCCCCGACTGGCAGCTGCCCAGGGAACTGGAGGATTGCATCAGCGTCCTGGAGCTGCCGCTGCCCGATGCGGCAGAAATTGGCCAGCTGCTCAGTGCAATTGCCTCAGCTGGCGGCACACCCCTGGCAGAGGAAATCCTCAGCCAGCTGACGGCCGCCTGCCATGGCCTCAGTGAGCAAAGGGTGCGCCAATTGGCCGCCCGGGCCCTGGCCCGCCATGGCCAGCTGGGCATCGGCGACCTGGCGGAGGTGCTGGAGGAAAAACGCCAGGCGATTGCCCAAAGCGACCTGCTCGAGTACTGCCCCAGCAGCGCCAGCACCGCCGACATGGGTGGGCTGGCGGCCCTGAAGCAATGGCTTGCCCAACGGCACATGGCCTTCAGCGAGGAGGCCCAGCGGTTTGGCCTGCCCCTGCCCCGGGGCGTCCTGCTGGTGGGTCCCCAGGGCACGGGTAAATCGCTCACCGCCAAGGCCATTGCCCACAGCTGGGCGATGCCCCTGTTGAGACTTGATGTGGGCCGCCTATTTGCCGGGCTGGTGGGCGCCAGCGAAGCCCGCACCCGCGACATGATTCAACGGGCCGAGGCCATGGCCCCCTGCGTGCTCTGGATCGACGAAATCGACAAGGGTTTCGGCGGCGACTCCCGCAGCGATGGCGGCACCAGCCAAAGGGTGCTGGCCAGCCTGCTCACCTGGATGGCGGAGAAAACCAGTGCGGTGTTTGTGGTGGCAACAGCCAACGGGGTTGAACGCCTGCCGGGCGAACTACTGCGCAAGGGCCGCTTCGACGAAATCTTCCTGCTGGAGTTACCAAGCACCGCCGAACGCAAGGCAATCCTCGATCTCCAGCTGAGGCGACGGCGACCAGCACACGCGATCCCGCTGGAGGTGCTGGCTGATCGCACGATCGGTTTTTCCGGCGCCGAACTGGAGCAAACCGTGATCGAAGCGATGCACCTGGCCTTTGCCGAACGGCGCGACTTCGGGGAAGCCGACTTGATTGCAGCCGCCAGCCAACTGGTGCCGCTTTCGCGCACGGCCAAGGAACAACTCGATGTTCTGCACCAATGGGCCAGTGGCGGCAGGGCCCGGCCGGCCAGCGGCCCAGATTGCGCTGAGTAA
- a CDS encoding DUF177 domain-containing protein, whose translation MSASAIPPLRPMPIQELKLLDQSHHWQIDQPIDGLDSLRPVRGKLSARHRGNLLEVEGEMATVISLCCDRCLQQYNQPLRAKASEVISLEEPPLDGGEVFELEGASIDAAVSEHLDPRGNFDPEQWVYEQLSLQIPLVSNCGAACPGPGAWESVGPSQDPRWAALGQLKP comes from the coding sequence ATGAGCGCCTCTGCCATCCCCCCCCTGCGGCCCATGCCAATCCAGGAGCTGAAGCTCCTAGATCAAAGCCACCATTGGCAGATCGACCAGCCCATCGATGGCCTGGACAGCCTCAGGCCGGTGCGGGGCAAGCTCAGCGCTAGGCACCGGGGCAATCTGCTGGAGGTGGAAGGGGAAATGGCCACGGTGATCAGCCTTTGCTGCGACCGCTGCCTCCAGCAGTACAACCAGCCGCTGCGGGCCAAGGCCAGCGAAGTTATTTCCCTAGAAGAGCCCCCCCTCGATGGGGGCGAGGTATTTGAGCTGGAGGGGGCATCGATTGATGCGGCGGTGAGCGAACACCTGGATCCCCGCGGAAATTTTGATCCCGAGCAATGGGTTTATGAGCAGCTCAGCCTGCAGATTCCCCTGGTAAGCAACTGCGGCGCCGCCTGCCCCGGACCCGGCGCCTGGGAAAGTGTGGGCCCAAGCCAAGATCCGCGCTGGGCCGCCCTGGGGCAACTAAAACCATGA
- the yidC gene encoding membrane protein insertase YidC — protein sequence MIGYISDNLLLPILDFFYGLVPSYGLAIIALTVVIRLALFPLSAGSIRNARRMRIAQPVMQKRQAEIKAKYASNPQKQQEELGGLMKEFGSPLAGCLPLVVQMPILFALFATLRGSPFADVPYTLNLKVLPAEQIAAVEPKPFNSASHSIFVTETNHVPVIASLEQGTKIGVGDKVQVQLHTKTGDSFSSVLKGIEGADAFEPTWSITKGEGVVSVDQNGSITALGTGDATVEAKIPGLAARSGFLFIKALGQVGFMTDGAVNWDIAILVAGFGASLFASQILSGMGMPANPQQSTANKITPVMITGMFLFFPLPAGVLLYMVIANIFQALQTFLLSREALPDNLQAILDQQLTQQTVTVTAGGANRLPFEPKGKK from the coding sequence GTGATCGGCTACATCTCCGACAACCTGCTGCTGCCAATCCTCGATTTCTTCTATGGATTGGTGCCCAGCTACGGGCTGGCGATCATTGCCCTCACGGTGGTGATTCGCCTGGCGCTGTTCCCCCTCAGTGCCGGCTCGATTCGCAATGCAAGGCGCATGCGCATTGCCCAGCCGGTGATGCAGAAGCGCCAGGCTGAGATCAAGGCCAAATACGCCAGCAACCCCCAGAAACAGCAGGAGGAGCTGGGGGGTTTGATGAAGGAATTCGGCAGCCCCCTGGCCGGCTGCCTGCCCCTGGTGGTGCAGATGCCGATCCTGTTTGCCCTATTCGCCACCCTGAGGGGATCACCGTTTGCCGATGTGCCCTACACCTTGAACCTCAAGGTGCTGCCGGCCGAGCAAATCGCAGCGGTGGAGCCCAAGCCGTTCAACAGCGCCAGCCACTCGATTTTTGTCACCGAAACAAACCACGTGCCGGTGATCGCCAGCCTCGAGCAGGGCACCAAGATCGGAGTGGGAGACAAGGTTCAGGTGCAGCTGCACACCAAAACGGGCGACAGCTTCAGCTCCGTGCTGAAGGGGATTGAAGGCGCTGATGCCTTCGAGCCCACCTGGAGCATCACCAAGGGCGAAGGCGTGGTGAGTGTGGACCAAAACGGCAGCATTACCGCCCTGGGCACGGGTGATGCCACGGTGGAAGCCAAGATTCCAGGCCTGGCGGCCCGCAGCGGCTTCCTGTTTATCAAGGCCCTCGGCCAGGTCGGCTTCATGACCGATGGGGCCGTCAACTGGGATATCGCAATCCTGGTGGCCGGCTTTGGCGCCAGCCTGTTTGCATCCCAGATCCTTTCTGGCATGGGCATGCCCGCCAACCCCCAGCAGTCCACGGCCAACAAGATCACGCCGGTAATGATCACGGGCATGTTCCTGTTTTTCCCCCTACCAGCGGGGGTGCTGCTCTACATGGTGATCGCCAACATCTTCCAGGCGCTGCAAACCTTCCTGCTCTCCCGGGAGGCCCTGCCCGACAACCTGCAGGCAATCCTCGACCAACAGCTCACCCAGCAAACCGTCACGGTCACAGCAGGCGGGGCAAATCGCCTGCCTTTTGAACCAAAGGGCAAGAAGTAA
- a CDS encoding PH domain-containing protein produces MSAEIQESVFYEGGPAKGDLIFNLLLGLTLVGIPFAVGAIVRALWLRYRITSRRIEVNGGWLGRDRSQVVYSQIRELRSVSRGFGFWGDMVVVLNDGSKLEMRSVPNFRGLEEFIEQQRAAKKAAAPKGMAA; encoded by the coding sequence ATGAGCGCAGAGATCCAAGAATCGGTCTTCTACGAAGGTGGACCAGCCAAGGGAGACCTGATCTTCAACCTGCTGCTGGGCCTGACCCTGGTCGGCATTCCCTTTGCGGTGGGTGCGATCGTGCGGGCCCTATGGCTGCGCTATCGGATCACCAGTCGCCGCATTGAGGTCAACGGTGGCTGGCTAGGTCGCGACCGCAGCCAGGTGGTCTATAGCCAAATCCGCGAACTCCGCAGCGTCAGCCGGGGCTTCGGCTTTTGGGGCGACATGGTCGTGGTGCTCAACGATGGCTCCAAGCTGGAAATGCGTTCAGTGCCCAACTTCCGGGGCCTGGAGGAGTTCATCGAGCAGCAGCGGGCCGCCAAAAAAGCTGCTGCCCCCAAGGGCATGGCCGCCTAA
- the rnpA gene encoding ribonuclease P protein component produces the protein MALPQRHRLKGQKVFDCLYQKGRKYNGPFLMLRLLEARPALLPLSQRQAPASPWRCGVVVSSKVHKRSVQRNRLRRLLHSHLLGLVGQEQQKALWLLISLKPGSAERESADLLGECNQLLQQAGLIP, from the coding sequence TTGGCCCTGCCCCAACGCCACCGGCTAAAGGGACAAAAGGTTTTCGATTGCTTGTATCAAAAGGGCCGCAAATACAACGGCCCTTTTTTGATGCTCAGGTTGCTCGAAGCCAGGCCCGCCCTGCTGCCCCTCAGCCAGCGCCAGGCACCAGCCAGTCCGTGGCGTTGCGGCGTGGTGGTGAGCAGCAAGGTCCACAAGCGCTCTGTGCAGCGCAACCGGCTACGGCGGCTGCTCCACAGCCACCTCCTGGGGCTGGTCGGCCAAGAGCAGCAAAAGGCCCTATGGCTGCTGATCAGCCTCAAACCCGGAAGTGCCGAGCGCGAAAGCGCAGACCTCCTGGGAGAATGCAACCAACTTCTGCAGCAAGCCGGCCTAATCCCATGA
- the rpmH gene encoding 50S ribosomal protein L34: MTKRTLEGTSRKRKRVSGFRVRMRSHTGRRVIRTRRRRGRARLAV, from the coding sequence ATGACCAAGCGCACCCTGGAAGGCACTAGCCGCAAACGCAAGCGCGTATCAGGTTTTCGTGTGCGGATGCGCAGCCACACCGGCCGCCGAGTGATCCGCACCCGCCGCCGCCGCGGCCGCGCCCGCCTGGCCGTTTAG
- a CDS encoding DUF2808 domain-containing protein: MGLRNRLLAIGASALGAGAMPATGLAPLLLPAAQAQTTPSVMEFRWDADKDYKKLYYFVSNARPLARADYYFILKPKDRKTAILKLSITIPKYFDAKIDPKQIKLCKMSEGGMLKRTRCEKDIPATIELADKGNAIEVFPNTPVSDEGTIGVYMQIFNPFNPGMYQFNALAQAPGDIPIAGYLGSWLIQLEPPSN; the protein is encoded by the coding sequence ATGGGTTTACGTAATCGCCTTTTGGCCATTGGTGCCTCTGCCCTGGGTGCCGGCGCCATGCCGGCTACGGGCCTGGCCCCCCTGCTGCTGCCAGCCGCCCAGGCCCAGACCACCCCGAGCGTGATGGAATTCCGCTGGGACGCCGACAAGGACTACAAAAAGCTCTACTACTTCGTCAGCAATGCCAGGCCGCTGGCTCGGGCTGACTACTACTTCATCCTCAAACCGAAGGATCGCAAGACGGCAATCCTCAAGCTCAGCATCACTATACCCAAATATTTCGACGCCAAGATTGATCCCAAGCAAATCAAGCTTTGCAAGATGAGTGAGGGGGGCATGCTCAAGCGCACCCGCTGCGAGAAGGACATCCCCGCCACCATTGAGCTGGCCGATAAGGGCAATGCGATCGAGGTGTTCCCCAACACCCCCGTCTCCGACGAAGGCACGATTGGGGTCTACATGCAGATCTTCAACCCCTTCAATCCGGGCATGTATCAGTTCAATGCCCTAGCCCAGGCACCGGGTGACATTCCGATCGCTGGCTACCTGGGCAGCTGGTTGATCCAGCTGGAGCCCCCCAGCAACTAG
- the aroH gene encoding chorismate mutase, producing MNSASQLRALRGATTAAANSAEAIEVAVTELVEALVERNRLNGPELLSVTFSVTADLDACFPAAIARRRPGWEGVALLDCQQMAVKGDLPRCIRLLAHAWMDGKQPAIHPYLRGAAQLRPDRAS from the coding sequence ATGAATTCAGCTTCCCAACTGCGGGCCCTGCGCGGTGCCACCACGGCCGCTGCCAATAGCGCTGAAGCCATCGAAGTGGCCGTAACCGAGCTTGTGGAGGCCCTGGTGGAGCGCAACCGGCTCAACGGCCCCGAGCTGCTCTCGGTCACCTTTTCCGTGACCGCAGATCTGGATGCCTGCTTCCCTGCCGCCATCGCCCGGCGCAGGCCGGGCTGGGAAGGGGTTGCCCTGTTGGATTGCCAGCAAATGGCCGTTAAAGGCGACTTGCCCCGCTGCATTCGCCTGCTGGCCCATGCCTGGATGGATGGCAAGCAACCGGCGATTCACCCCTACCTGCGCGGGGCAGCCCAGCTCAGGCCAGACCGCGCCAGCTAA
- the sppA gene encoding signal peptide peptidase SppA — translation MLWPWRRKTRRAMARIAIEGPIAGATRTRVLKAIKQVQERECPALLLRIDSPGGTVGDSQEIHSALLRLKEKGCKVVASFGNISASGGVYVGVAADQIVANPGTITGSIGVILRGNNLSKLLERLGVSFETVKSGIFKDILSPDRALTGAERDLLQGLIDSSYNQFVEAVATGRGLDQQLVRSFADGRVFTGAQAKELGLVDQLGDEETARCLAAELAGLDPEKSKPITFGAPPKRFGGLIPGRSQLRAIGQALSLEMAWSGQPLWLYRP, via the coding sequence ATGCTCTGGCCCTGGCGCCGCAAAACCCGTCGCGCCATGGCGCGGATAGCGATCGAGGGGCCCATTGCAGGTGCCACCCGCACCCGGGTTCTGAAGGCAATCAAACAAGTGCAGGAAAGGGAATGCCCCGCCCTGCTCCTGCGCATCGACAGCCCCGGCGGCACCGTGGGAGATAGCCAGGAAATCCACAGCGCCCTGCTGCGCCTGAAGGAAAAGGGCTGCAAGGTGGTGGCCAGCTTTGGCAACATCTCGGCCTCCGGCGGGGTCTACGTGGGCGTTGCCGCCGACCAGATCGTGGCCAACCCGGGCACCATCACCGGTTCCATCGGGGTGATCCTGCGGGGCAACAACCTCTCCAAATTGCTGGAGAGGTTGGGAGTGAGCTTTGAAACTGTCAAAAGCGGCATTTTCAAAGACATCCTTTCGCCGGATCGGGCCCTGACCGGCGCCGAGCGCGACCTGCTCCAGGGCCTGATCGATTCCAGCTACAACCAATTTGTGGAGGCGGTGGCAACGGGCCGGGGCTTGGACCAGCAGCTGGTGCGGAGCTTTGCCGATGGCAGGGTCTTCACCGGTGCCCAGGCCAAGGAGCTGGGCCTGGTCGACCAACTGGGCGACGAGGAAACCGCCAGGTGCCTGGCCGCTGAATTGGCCGGGCTGGACCCTGAAAAGAGCAAACCGATCACCTTTGGGGCTCCGCCAAAACGCTTTGGCGGGCTGATACCGGGCCGTAGCCAACTGAGGGCGATCGGCCAGGCCCTCAGCCTGGAAATGGCCTGGAGCGGCCAACCCCTTTGGCTTTACCGGCCATGA
- a CDS encoding DMT family transporter, which translates to MLLPFALWGTAMAAMRPLLEGTSPLMLASLRLLPAGVLVLLAALALGRSWRIDPLDWPWLIAFALVDGSIFQGLLARGLGQTGAGLGSVLIDSQPLLVALLARSLFGEAINPVGWIGLMLGLLAILCLGLPAPLLRHWWLDGPVAVGAQAWSHGELWMLGAAAAMALGTVLSRYAARRSDPVAITGWHMVLGAIPLLIGTIALPPAQGFLPAWTGLQWGLMAYAAVFGSALAYGLFFWFASSGDLTGFTALTFLTPVFALLCGVWLLDESLLPFQWLGVALALVSVLLINRRQQLWQGSPAEGQP; encoded by the coding sequence ATGCTTTTGCCCTTTGCCCTCTGGGGCACGGCAATGGCGGCGATGAGACCCTTGCTCGAGGGCACCAGCCCTTTGATGCTGGCCAGTTTGAGGCTGCTGCCGGCCGGCGTGCTGGTGCTGCTGGCGGCCCTGGCCCTGGGCCGTTCCTGGCGCATTGATCCCCTTGATTGGCCCTGGCTGATTGCCTTTGCCCTGGTGGATGGCAGCATTTTTCAGGGCTTGCTGGCCCGGGGCCTGGGCCAAACCGGAGCTGGGTTGGGCTCGGTATTGATCGATTCCCAGCCCTTGCTCGTGGCCCTATTGGCCCGCAGCCTGTTTGGAGAAGCGATCAATCCGGTGGGTTGGATTGGCCTGATGCTGGGCCTGCTGGCCATCCTTTGCCTGGGGCTGCCGGCTCCGCTGCTGCGCCACTGGTGGCTGGATGGTCCGGTGGCGGTTGGTGCCCAGGCCTGGAGCCACGGAGAACTTTGGATGCTGGGGGCGGCGGCCGCCATGGCGCTGGGCACGGTGTTGAGCCGCTATGCCGCCCGCCGCAGTGATCCTGTGGCGATTACGGGCTGGCACATGGTGCTGGGGGCCATTCCCCTTTTGATCGGCACCATTGCCCTGCCCCCGGCCCAGGGGTTTTTGCCCGCCTGGACTGGGCTCCAATGGGGCCTGATGGCCTATGCGGCAGTTTTTGGCAGTGCCCTGGCCTACGGCCTGTTTTTTTGGTTTGCCAGCAGCGGTGACCTCACCGGCTTCACCGCCCTCACTTTTTTGACGCCCGTATTTGCCCTGCTGTGCGGGGTCTGGCTGCTGGATGAAAGCCTGCTGCCCTTCCAGTGGCTCGGTGTGGCCCTGGCCCTGGTTTCGGTGCTGTTGATCAATCGGCGCCAGCAGCTTTGGCAGGGCAGCCCAGCGGAGGGGCAGCCCTGA
- a CDS encoding glycosyltransferase yields MRILVVSTPVGPLGSGRGGGVELTATALVAGLLGRGHQVTVLAPEGSQLAVACAGARLWCVAGEFQPSCQHQEQNDQIVIPANGVLAHLWRRALAEQAGFEVILNLAYDWLPLWLTPHTQTPLAHLVSMGSVGKAIDSQIAEISRLCPEHLAFHTASQAADFDLAQPPRLVGNGFDLTRYNFVAKPLQQLGWAGRIAPEKGLEDGAWVAAQLGLPLHVWGYREDGAYADAVEASVPPGTICWRGFLATELLQAELGRCLVLLNTPKWNEAFGNVLVEAMACGVPVAAYARGGPAELVQEGLNGALCPPDDRQALVAAARRAMAVDRASCRAWVEQHASQAAFAARIEAWLEGLACRD; encoded by the coding sequence ATGAGGATCCTGGTGGTGAGCACCCCGGTGGGCCCCCTGGGCAGTGGCCGCGGCGGCGGTGTGGAGCTCACAGCTACGGCATTGGTGGCTGGTCTGCTGGGGCGGGGTCACCAGGTCACGGTGCTGGCACCCGAGGGCTCCCAGCTGGCCGTTGCTTGCGCCGGGGCCCGGCTCTGGTGCGTTGCCGGCGAATTCCAACCCAGTTGCCAACACCAGGAGCAAAATGACCAAATCGTGATCCCCGCCAATGGGGTCTTGGCACATCTTTGGCGTAGAGCCCTGGCGGAGCAGGCCGGCTTTGAGGTGATCCTCAACCTTGCCTACGACTGGCTTCCCCTCTGGCTCACCCCCCACACCCAAACGCCACTGGCCCACCTGGTGAGCATGGGTTCGGTGGGCAAGGCGATCGACAGCCAGATCGCTGAAATCAGTCGCCTTTGTCCGGAGCACCTGGCCTTCCATACCGCCAGCCAGGCGGCGGATTTTGATTTGGCCCAGCCACCGCGATTGGTGGGAAACGGCTTTGATCTGACGCGCTACAACTTTGTGGCCAAGCCCCTGCAGCAGCTGGGTTGGGCCGGCCGGATTGCCCCGGAAAAGGGCCTGGAGGATGGGGCCTGGGTGGCGGCCCAGCTGGGGCTGCCGCTGCACGTGTGGGGCTACCGGGAAGATGGGGCCTATGCAGATGCCGTGGAGGCATCGGTGCCGCCAGGAACCATCTGCTGGCGTGGTTTTCTGGCCACGGAGTTGCTCCAGGCCGAGCTGGGCCGCTGCCTGGTGCTGCTCAACACCCCGAAATGGAACGAGGCCTTCGGCAATGTGCTGGTGGAGGCGATGGCCTGTGGGGTGCCCGTGGCTGCCTACGCCCGTGGCGGCCCCGCCGAACTTGTGCAGGAGGGTTTAAACGGGGCCCTCTGCCCGCCCGACGATCGCCAAGCCCTGGTGGCTGCTGCCCGGCGGGCGATGGCGGTGGATAGGGCCAGCTGCAGGGCCTGGGTGGAGCAGCATGCCTCCCAGGCCGCTTTTGCGGCCCGCATCGAGGCCTGGCTGGAGGGGCTGGCCTGCCGCGACTGA
- a CDS encoding glycosyltransferase family 39 protein: MSQAPEAPSPVVRPLRLWVLAATTLLGVVIFLWRLGSSGLVDETPPLFAAAARAMAESGDWLIPRVNGLPRYDKPPLVYWAMGFFYALPGQEHWNPLGTWAARLPSALASISVMLGLAQTLLRWPQQGQRQALTALAAALAFALSPLVLLWGRIAVSDALFSGCLAWSLLLSWRAYAGARRWWACWLVLGLAVLAKGPVALILFGLTLALFGGLQRDWRGLVRKLKPLRGLLITALVALPWYGLAVLVEGEAFVASFFGYHNLQRFTVVVNHHLQPWWFFGPVLVIASLPFTPLLLLGLAQALAGWRRPVQAGPPALSLQRFAACWLLAVLLFFTLAATKLPSYWIPATPAAGLLVALTAPKARRWAWGATVALAGVFCLAWAAAPSWLPLIHEPEMPALAQELLAAGWLPWASGLYGLAVGLALLGLRRDGAIALLGLQLPLVAFVPLALMPAWQVGDQLRGLPVRQMAQQVLRQRGPQEPLAMVGIMKPSLHYYGRQVVLYEGAEPVGLINLADRLAREGRQGLRPSAATTGSTVLLVIDQGTAALLPWRAVPHQQLASQGLYRLWRIQRTDLQGQAELLLQGGQRPDWDLPRPERY, encoded by the coding sequence TTGAGTCAGGCCCCCGAGGCCCCATCGCCCGTAGTCCGGCCCCTGCGGCTTTGGGTGTTGGCGGCCACAACCCTGCTTGGGGTTGTCATTTTTTTGTGGCGATTGGGCAGTAGCGGCCTGGTGGACGAAACCCCACCGCTGTTTGCCGCTGCGGCCCGCGCCATGGCCGAATCCGGTGATTGGCTGATCCCCCGGGTCAATGGCTTGCCCCGCTACGACAAGCCGCCCCTGGTCTATTGGGCCATGGGCTTTTTCTATGCCCTCCCGGGCCAAGAACACTGGAATCCCCTGGGCACCTGGGCGGCCCGGCTGCCCTCCGCCCTTGCCAGCATCAGCGTGATGCTGGGCCTGGCCCAGACGCTATTGCGCTGGCCCCAGCAGGGCCAGCGGCAGGCCCTTACCGCCCTGGCTGCGGCCCTGGCCTTTGCCCTCTCGCCCCTGGTGCTGCTCTGGGGCCGCATTGCCGTCAGTGATGCCCTGTTTTCAGGCTGCCTGGCCTGGAGCTTGTTGCTCAGCTGGCGGGCCTATGCCGGTGCTCGCCGCTGGTGGGCCTGTTGGTTGGTGCTGGGTTTGGCGGTGCTGGCAAAGGGGCCGGTGGCGTTGATCCTTTTTGGCCTGACCCTGGCCCTATTTGGCGGCCTGCAGCGCGATTGGCGGGGCCTGGTCAGAAAGCTCAAGCCCCTACGCGGCCTGCTGATAACTGCCCTGGTGGCCCTGCCCTGGTACGGGCTGGCCGTTTTGGTGGAAGGTGAAGCCTTCGTGGCTAGCTTTTTCGGCTACCACAACCTCCAGCGCTTCACGGTGGTGGTGAACCACCACCTGCAGCCCTGGTGGTTTTTTGGCCCCGTGCTGGTGATCGCCAGCTTGCCCTTCACGCCCCTATTGCTGCTTGGGCTGGCCCAGGCCCTGGCCGGCTGGCGACGGCCCGTTCAGGCTGGCCCCCCAGCCCTTTCCCTGCAGCGCTTTGCCGCCTGCTGGCTGCTGGCGGTGCTGTTGTTTTTCACCTTGGCGGCGACCAAGCTCCCCAGCTACTGGATCCCTGCCACGCCTGCGGCCGGCCTGTTGGTGGCCCTCACCGCCCCCAAAGCCAGGCGTTGGGCCTGGGGGGCGACCGTGGCCCTGGCTGGGGTGTTTTGCCTGGCCTGGGCTGCCGCACCGAGCTGGCTTCCCCTAATCCACGAACCGGAAATGCCAGCCCTGGCCCAGGAGCTGCTGGCGGCTGGATGGTTGCCCTGGGCCTCTGGGCTCTATGGCCTGGCTGTTGGGTTGGCTTTGCTGGGCCTCCGCCGCGATGGCGCCATCGCCCTGCTGGGTCTGCAGCTCCCCCTGGTGGCCTTTGTGCCCCTGGCGCTTATGCCTGCCTGGCAGGTGGGGGATCAGCTGCGGGGTCTGCCCGTGCGCCAAATGGCCCAACAGGTGCTGCGTCAGCGCGGGCCCCAGGAACCCCTGGCGATGGTTGGGATCATGAAGCCCTCGCTCCACTACTACGGGCGCCAGGTGGTGCTCTACGAGGGGGCCGAGCCGGTGGGCTTGATAAACCTGGCCGACCGCTTGGCCAGGGAGGGGCGCCAGGGGCTGCGGCCCAGCGCTGCCACGACTGGCTCAACGGTGCTGCTGGTGATTGACCAGGGCACCGCCGCCCTGTTGCCATGGCGGGCCGTTCCCCACCAGCAATTGGCCAGCCAGGGCCTCTATCGGCTCTGGCGGATCCAACGGACCGATCTCCAGGGCCAGGCCGAGCTGCTGCTCCAGGGCGGCCAACGCCCCGATTGGGACCTGCCCAGGCCTGAGCGCTACTAG
- a CDS encoding DUF721 domain-containing protein, whose protein sequence is MAKAPREQTRQVGNLSYLMAPPRAPASGLANCLESLQKRWQQADHLGALWKAWPAIAGPQLAPHCRPLRLQGGLLTVGAGPGPWLQALQYNRHQLLGSLRAKGFSVRDLRFEQHHSQGPGTPGGEEEAQVWAQHPSRVDVHGMGSCPQCGSPAPAGEMALWGHCSFCRRSHLQETADLPGMADLT, encoded by the coding sequence ATGGCCAAGGCGCCCCGCGAACAAACCCGCCAGGTGGGCAATCTCTCCTACCTAATGGCACCGCCCAGGGCGCCCGCCAGTGGCCTGGCCAACTGCCTGGAAAGCCTGCAAAAACGCTGGCAACAGGCCGACCACCTCGGTGCCCTTTGGAAAGCCTGGCCCGCGATTGCTGGCCCCCAACTGGCTCCCCACTGCCGGCCCCTAAGGCTCCAGGGGGGCCTCCTCACCGTGGGGGCGGGCCCAGGGCCCTGGCTCCAGGCCCTCCAATACAACCGCCACCAGCTGCTGGGGTCCCTGCGGGCTAAGGGCTTTTCGGTGCGGGACCTGCGCTTTGAGCAACACCACAGCCAGGGGCCAGGCACCCCAGGGGGCGAGGAGGAAGCCCAGGTATGGGCCCAGCACCCCAGCCGGGTGGACGTGCATGGGATGGGCAGCTGCCCGCAATGCGGCAGCCCGGCACCGGCGGGCGAAATGGCCCTCTGGGGCCACTGCAGTTTTTGCCGCCGCTCTCACCTCCAGGAAACAGCTGACCTGCCAGGCATGGCTGATTTGACCTAG